In the Zingiber officinale cultivar Zhangliang chromosome 5A, Zo_v1.1, whole genome shotgun sequence genome, ggaagctcaagttcattgggagGCCAAaaataattcctcctctcggtctctgttgtaacctcttaattataaagtcttatatccacctaaagccaccttcttacccatccttaggtggtcggccaagccaagcttggagcccaagcaagggtcagcCAAACCAAGCCTTGGATGGGATTAAGATGTGGtcggcctagcttggagcccaagcttaggtggccgaccacataaaaaataaaagggagtttacttttaatctttccttatgtggaagccataattttaaaagagagttttaaaaattaaatatttccttttatagtttctacaaaggattcagagaaaggtttgatatctttccttatttgtaattaaaaggaagattttaatttttggagaaaactttccttaattgtaagcatccacatgttttaaaaggggatattttaatttatgaaagttaccttttataaccaaccatgaagggagtttaaaagaaaattttttattttaaaaattttcggaaataaataaggaagttttaattttatatttaaaactttccttgtttggagctcaatgaggtggccggccatagcaagaataaaataaaattttaattaaattttccttttattcattggcaagaaaaataaagaagttttaattatgtctaaaacttttcttatttgccatgaccaaggattataaaagagagggaggggttgcCCCATgacacaacacatctattattcctctcctcccttttccttggtggtggccgaccgtcttctcttgctcatcctcttctcttctttcttggAGGTCGGCGAcatcacatctcttggagcttttggtggtcggatcttgcttgaggaagaaagagagaaaggaggctttgtttcctagcatcccttggagcttggtggtggttgccgaaacttggaaggaagaagaaggcttgggtggattctcatcttggtagatcatcgcccgcacgacgtccgagataagaagaggaatacgacagaagatcgtgaggtctataagctacaaaaggtataactagttttgtttcagcatcatgactagttcatcttttgtatggattttgaaatactaaacacaagaggctaacgattctagatttcagatttatgattcaattttatgtttcttttgttttttgatcttgtgattcgatcattcttaatggttaaacctagggctactgtaagaagattaaatattgaatttcgttgaaagcctttgtctaggaagtggtggatgatcccatacccaagaaggcctagtgcctcgccatgtttaacctggaagctgatatctgaaataaatatttaatcaaatttgtaacatgagtggatttggattaataatgttaagcatcgtttgcgattcaagtttaaacctctaagaacagataagttgaatttggaatcaataatgttaagttctgtttgcgattccaaatttaatttctaaagaacataatagattgttaggaaaggttcgagacttatacaaaatttttgtacaagggaaccggtatgatattccgagtagcaaccaacagacctatcgatggataattcactaaaaACTTCTTCCAGTACCCCCGGAAGAGAGAATTGAGTACAAGAAAAGTTAGGCCAAGTGCAACACATTGCACTTGTCCTTTaatagtaagtataataacaagatTTTACCAACACtatttaggactcgaaatgaagCACTTTGTGTTGATGTCTATCTGCCGGGCACGATTGGAATCCTCGGAGCAGTTGTCGGGCTCAGCAGCTTCACAGTAGAGTTACAGCAAGAACCGGGAGCAATCGGAAGCTTCAATTCATATGTAGTAGCTTGTGTATTATTGTTATATCAATGCacactcgagactgccttataaaaggcttggagggcgccttccataagcatggaaggtgcctccaatgaggcaaaatcAACCCCGATCAGTTCGGTGCTTATCCAAGACTTCGGTCAAAATTTATTcagcggaaggcgccttccatagccatggaaggcaccttctatgaacagtatcgAGGCTTCTTCCATAGCAATGGAAGGTGcattcgggtactgttcacccaaaGGCAGATTTGCTttcttgcttgctttcttgccctGCAAACATGTGTTAATCCaaataacctgcaagacaaatgttatagtacaaatatagacaaataataataataagagtaattagttcctgtcctctcaGGACCAGAAACTAGTTAAGGTCTCAACTTAAGGAtcccaaatagacctaaactggaccgatgcCTATTGTCCCTCAACTAggacgcatcctcacagtcactctcctccagtgacttacctttacttatcttTTGCCAGATATTCGGTTAGCccatcgaccagtctggactttgtgccagttaTCTGgttagcccgtcaacctagctggacttcatgctagctattcgattagcccgtcgacctagctagacttcgtgctagctatccgatcggtctgtcgacctagctagacttcgtgccagctatccaatcaacccgtcgacctagttggacttcgtgccagctatccggtcggctcgtcgacctagTTAGACTTCATACTAGCTATCCGgttgacccgttgacctagctggatttctcctgcacaccCAGTCAGATTGTTAGAttacaataaacctaacttaacttactttgtcattcatcaaaatctgaatttgactgttagtgctaactgcacaaATAATTCTAACACTTTTTTGGAGTGTGTTTTAGATCATTTCATTTCCTTTATCAATGATCTCTAAAGAACATTCACATTAACCTGCTTGTTGAGGTTTGACCATCTATAATGTTTGGCTAGAACATATACCATTTAAAACATCATGAGTTACACTCGACATGGCTTATTGTATGATACTTAGCTCCTCATAACACATTTACTCCCACTCATTCATCAACAGGTATTATTAGTTTAAACCTAAAGCCACATGAAATATCAAATACCTTTAGGGTACATTTGGTTCAAGGTTATTATGCATAATCTTGGGTATaggaaataaaatataaccaaatattattttattcaataTTAGGTAATGCAATAAAAACATGTTTATTTGAAGGTTTTAGTATATAACTTAGTACAAGGAATTATATGAGTCGCTAAATcgactaataaaataaaatttattattattattaataatggagatatataaatatataaattcagataatattttaaatttgtattattatttagggttttttTTAGATAATTTGTTGGCTTtagattaaatttatttagtttatcTCAACTATAGTTAGAAGTTGATTGATTAAATTAactaaagttttaataaaaatagctaagttacaaaaacaaaacctaattaaaaaaaacataccCGCGAGATCGTGCCCCACGCACACGGCCGACCAAATGCTATCTGCCCAGCCTTCTGACGAGCTACCTGCCACCTTTGGCTCTCCCCAAGCAGCGTTCAGTGGGCAACGTACATGAGCTTTTTGTTGGAATGGCAGAAACACCGAGTTGACACAACTTGATGGACGTTTTGTTCACAAGATCAGTGAGCTGCCTGCCACCTTCGGTCGAACGTCACTCGCTGAGCCTCCAACCACCTCGGGCCCTCGGCGAGCGGCATTCGATGGATTGCGTTCGACGGGCGGTGTGCATGAGCCTTTCGCTTGAACTACTGCAATAATGAGTTGGCACCACTTATCGGACATCCTGTTCACGAGACCAATGAGCTGTCTGCCACCTTCAAGCCCCAACGAGTCTTCCGCAAGAAGGAACAGTGACGACGCTAGATTTTCAATAACCCTAGAATTGAAAAACATCTCAAAAAATCAAGGTAATTGCATTCCAAGTTGAATTCTCGAATTGCTAAcatttgctgacgtgtcggacatGCAAGATTACTTGGTAATTGTTGGTTACCTAAATCAAATAAGATTTTGGTTGATAATCTTGAATGGATAATCAAGGTTAACATCGATAATCCTTACTCAAATGCACCCTTAAGGCTAGCAATGATGACACCTTTTGCTCGTTCTAAAGCTCCCCATATAAAAACAAGgaaattagatgattaattggaaaaaaaaaatcaatgaataCACCCCCAAGAGATGCCTAGTTGGTTAGAATTAAGGTGACATACTTGATACAATGGGTAAGAGATCAATTCTGGACAAATACATAATCTAAGGGAAAAAAAACTCCTGCTATccttagtcaaatctctttatataATCTGGGGACGGAGTGTAATCTAGTCAAGTCCCTTCATATAATCTAATCAACTTTTACACGTTTAAATAGGGATGAGCATTTGGTTAATTCGatctataaattaattgaattaaccaaaaattgatttaattttgaacgaattaactaaatttatttttaaaattaataatatatatataattaatactaaattaattaaattaaccgaATATTCATGTCAAGTTAGAAATTTTAGGGGACATTTGGTTCTCTCTCTTAGAAAtcagaatgggaatgagtatcatagtattatggaatgggaataGGTATGagtttgggtatcattcttaaaaatgatatttggttagttaaatattttcaatcggaatgaatctaaatttccttttttacccttacaagaaaataaaagaaaaaattagatgggagagaaagttgaatgtgagagaaacatatgatgagagagaaagtgtgttgggaaaaaatgaagagagagaaagtatgatcagagaaaatgaggagagagtgcatgataggagagattgagaaaagaaaaagtatgatgagagagaaagtgtgatgagagagaaagagtgatgggaaaaattgaagagagagaaagtattatgagagaaaatgaaagaatgaggagagagaaagtttgatgagagagaaagtggattgagagagaaaatgtgatgggaaaaaatgaagagagagaaagtatgatgagagaaaaatagtgacTAAGGTGAGAGAAAatatgctgagagagaaagagtgatggaaaaaatgaagagagagaaagcattatgagagaaaatgaaaaagtgaggaaagagaaagtatgatgagagagaaagtgggttgagagagaaagaatgatgggaaaaatgaagagagagaaagtgtgataagagaaaatgtgAGACTGTGGAGagtgaaaatatgatgagagagaaaaagtgtgattagagaaaataaagagagagtgcgtgatgagagagaataaagagagagaaagtgtgatgaaagaaaatgaggagagagagtatgctgagagagagagagagtgaggagagagaaagtatgatgagagagagaaagtgcgatgagagagaaaatatgataaaaaaataaatagaatttgtgtaatgagagagaaagtgcgataaaagagaatgaagagagagaaaataagaaaagagagtgtataatgggagagaatatagagagagaatgaggagagagaaagtatcttgagagagaaaatgtgatgataaaataaggagagagaaaatatgataagagagtgtgtgaaattaaaaaaaaattgaacaaatatactaagtgtatttttgtttaaaacttaattcacgCTCCTATtctatcaaaacccaagggaggggtgAGTTTCATCTATACccaaatttttgaatttcattctaaaatcttgattccattcttattaaccaaatataaaatttaagaatgaatccattcccttatTCCTAAATCCATAAACCAAACATCACCATAATATTTGGTGCGAACCTGGTTAATTGAATGCTAAATTAATAAATCAGTCCCGGCCCATTCAAGAAGCCGAACCGAATCCGCCGTCTTTGCCTCAAAACATCAAACACCTTCAAGGTTCACAAGTCACAACAATGCTCTCTCTTGCCCGGAAGCTCTCCCCATCCCTCAACAAGCGGCCGCCGTTCCCTCTCGCTCACTTCCGCTACTTCTATGCTTCTCCAAGCCCTTCAACTTCCACTTCCTCCTCCTCCCCTTCCTTCCTTCTTCACCGAAGCCACCACGCTTCTTTTCTCCCCTTATTCTTTCCCTTCTGCCGcccctcctcctccgccgccCAGCAACTTCCTCCCCTCTCCGCCCTCCGAGGCGGATGCTATCATGAGGGAGACGACGATGTCGACCGACCCCCTCCTCACCTCCTCCCGCTCTGCCCCGGGTGCGGCGTCCACATGCAGTCCTCTGACCCCGCCCTCCCCGGCTTCTTCACCGCACCCTCCGCTAAGTCCCCGGACTACCGAGCCCCCATTGATCGCGCTCGTCCCTTGGGTTCTGACGACACCTCTCTGTCGCTCTTCCTCAAATCCGGCCATCTCATGCCTAAGGAGGATCCCCTTGGCCCCGATCAGCCTTCTCGGCCTCTGGTCTGCACCCGCTGTCACTCCCTTCGCCATTACGGCCGCGTCAAGAACCCCTCCTCCGAGAACCTCCTCCCCGACTTCGACTTCGACCACATGGTCGGCCCCAAGATGGTCTCCCCAGCCGGCGCTCGATCCATCGTTCTCATGGTCGTTGATGCGGCCGATTTCGACGGCTCCTTCCCCCGAAAGGTCGCCCGGCTGATTTCCTCTTCCATCGAGAAGAATTCCAGGGCCTGGAAGGAGGGCAAACCCGGGAACATTCCAAGGGCGGTGCTCGCCGTGACCAAGATTGACCTCCTCCCTTCTTCCATATCTCCAAATGCGTTGGAGGACTGGGTCAGGAAGAGGGCCAGAGTTGGTGGAGTTAGCAAGTTGACGGCAGTGCACCTGGTGAGTGCGGTCAGGAATTGGGGCGTCCGGAACCTCGTTGACCGTGTGAGGGACCTCGTCGGGGTGCGCGGCAATGTTTGGGTAGTAGGGGCTCAGAACGCTGGCAAATCTACGTTGATCAACTCAATGGCGAGATGCGTTGGGGACAAAGTGAGCCACTTGACAGAAGCTCCTGTGCCGGGCACTACTTTAGGGATCATTAGAATGGAAGGAATTCTCAACGGGAAGGCTAAACTGTTTGACACACCTGGTATACTGCACCCTTACCAGATCACAACGAGGCTGACACAGGAAGAGCAGAAACTTGCCCATATGAGCAAAGAACTGAAACCTAGGACATACAGAATCAAGGTTTGTGATGTTAATTATATTCTCATGTCCATTTACTTAATGGAAGTAAAGATACTAGATTGTTTCATTTTTTACATGCTACGTACATATTCTTGTTGTGAgactttgaagaagaagaagaagaagaagaagaaaaagaaaagaaaacatttTGGTTGTTGAACTTACCTGCAATAAAACAATTTGATACAGTTAAGTATCTGATTAGTTATCATATCAATTGTTCATATCATAAATGTTTGAGAGCTTAAGAAAAGGACATTAGGCTAGAGACCTGAATTTAGATAGTGTTGGAAAGGGCACAACAATTAAATTTTATGAAAGTGGTTATTGAAAGTCTAAGTTGATGTATTTTCACTAGAATCACAATGTCAGTGGGCAATACGTTAGAAGGTTATCATCTTGCTCATTAGAGTTTTGTGATCCATGCGCCTACAAATGGCTTCTTAATTTGCTTTTGGTGCCTAGTGAGGGATACTTGTAAATAGCTTGAAATTGTTTGTAAGAAAGCTAAAACAGAGCAAATATGATCTCAAACTACATTATCTTGTTATCCAGGAATGGTTGGATTAGTTTGAAGTAGAAATGGTTAATATGCTACAACTACAACAGAGTGTGACACATGCTATTTAGGATTAACTGCCATAAATTCCTATACAATGCTGCATAACTGATGATATGTagatatttgaaattatttttagctaTGTTAAATAAAGTTTTCTCTAGTCTTCCTCTATCCACGACACATTCAATAGGTGAGACCAATGCGGTAATTGGCCAGATTGTGAACTTCACTTTTGTTACTCCTGAAAAAAGAGAATTACaagcaatttcaaaattatttggtgTTGAGAAATAGGATTAGTATTAGTATATTGATGTTTAATGGGGTTTGTGATGAAAATTATTCActatgatgtttttttttttggaattctcAATTATTATCAATCCTAGGAAGTGAGCCTGAGAGATTCAATATCTGTTTTAACACTTGCTTTGCAGGAAATAGCTACTAATAAGTGCCTAGAACTTCATATTCTGATAAAAATGGAACTTCCCTcatgttattatattattttgaatGTTTACTTTCATTTTAAATGTTCTCTGCTAAAAGCTTGAAAGATAGTTAAAATGGACTAAATTGATGTGATTCTTCCTATATATGATGAGTAGTCTTCCTGCAACTAAATAATCAATCAAGAATTTACCTCTGCAAAATTCCACCATGGAAGGTGCCAAAGGATACTCCACTTTAAGAGAATCTGTTAGTTGCTAACTTGCTATTCAATTTGTAGATTTGGATGAGTTTTAAGGTGAACCATATTAATAATTAGGTTTCGTTGGCTTCACAAGGATGATATGAATTCTTTGTTTCTATTTTCACTGGAGAACTAATACTCAATGTGGATAAATATCCATTTGTATTTGTGAATATATGATGCAAATCTGGTTAGTGTTTTTTGTTGATTTTACAAGTACTCATGGTATGAAGTCGAGTTGCTTGTTTTTAATGGAAGCGTAGGCTTATTGAATTGAAATCTGCTTGATTCTCGATAACATTTATAGCTTGTCTGAGGGTGAAATTTGTGTTCCTAATTTGTGAGAAAATGGATGTTGTCTTTTGTTGTCCACACTGTTTAGACTAATGGACATAtttcatctagttttattgttTTGTACTGATTCTTCCAGCTTCTGCATTATTAAATTCTTATAATTAATCTTATCGACCTACTTCAAAAACAGCCTCAACATTCTGTTCATATTGGTGGCCTTGTGCGGGTAGACATCGAGAAATCATCTGTTGATTCTATCTATCTCACTGTGTGGGCTTCGCCACTTGTTCCTCTTCATATGGGCAAGACAGAGAATGCAGCCATACTGATAGAAACCCACTTCGGTCAACAGCTACAGGTACGGGAAAAAATATCATCATTGATTGCGTGTTTGTGGATATAATGGTATCGTACATTTTTCCTGCAGCCTCCTATAGGTGACAAGCGCGTCCAGGAACTCGGTAAATGGCTGAGAAAGGAATTTAATGTTACTGGGGAAAGTTGGGATAGAAGTTCTGTCGATATTGCAGTTGCTGGTCTTGGCTGGTGTGCTATCGCGCTGAAAGGCGAGGCATTGCTGGGCATTTGGACATACGATGGGATCGATGTGTTACAGCGTAGCTCATTGATCGCGGAAAGAGCAACAATATTTGAAGAAGCAGGATTTACTCATTCAAAGATTGTTTTCAAGGCAGACAGTGAGGCTAATAAACTGAAGCACAGGAAATTAGAGAAGAAATTGACTGGATCTGCTGCGGCTACTGGAACGCTGGATGAAGCAATCCGTATGTGATTATCGTTAAACTGGAATCACTAAGAATTTTTCAAGTTAAATGGATGTCAATGGTGGTTTTTGCCATAAGCGCAACTAGAAAAAGAGTTGTAGTGTGATTAATGTTGCGTTTGTAAACTTGTTCGACATGCATTATTTACAGTAATCCTATTTTGTCCAAATGAGATTACGGTTTTATCGTAAATAGGATGGTAAACGCGTGATTATGGATTTATGGTTTTCCCAATGAGCCCACCTGGGCGAGCCCCATGTCTGGATGAGAAAAGGGGAGGATTAATGAGGGGAGGATTAATGTTAAATTCAAGTAAATGTTTAATAAATGGATTGATTAAACtattatattaataataaaaggACATATTGTAGGGTTCGACTATAATATCTTGATAAGGATAAATAAATGTTTCCAAATGAGCCCACCTGGGCATTTTTCGTTGGATAAATTTTGATGGAAGTATTGGCTAAGTACCGAAGTGCTTGGGATTGATTTTgtctcattggaggcaccttctatGCTTATGGAAAGTGCCCTCCAAGCattttataaggcagtctcgaatGTGCATTGATATAACAACAATACACAAGCTACTACATGTGCATTGAAGCTTCTGATTGCTCCCGATTCTTGCTGCAACTCTACTGTGAAGCTGCTGAGCCCGACGACTGCTCTGAGAAGTTCTGATCGCGCCCGGCAGACAGACATCAACACAAAGTGGCTCATTTCGATTCCTAAACAGTGTTAGTAAAatcttgttattatacttactattaaaggacaagtgcagtgtgttgcattTGACTTAACTTTTCTTGTACTCAATTCTCTCTTCCGAGGGTactggaagaggtttttagttaattgcccatcgataggtccacgagacctgagccttggagtatgagtcgccgaaggctccaaaTCACGTAAAAACCGTTTGTGTTCTTCTCGTGTTCTTAATCTTTGAATTCTTACTTTCCGCTTTATACTCATGTTTTTAAAAACCAAAAAAGAAgcattttgaaaaccacgtgattcacccctttTCACGTGCGTCACGAtcaaacaagtggtatcagagtaggtactgctctgatttggtgcaaccgccaatcaggcaaagggggtgaaagttttttgtctcttttctcatttttcatttttcgacataatccaaattggtatcATTATCTCTTTGGAAACATTTCTTTCGTAGCAATTCAAATTGAACTGATTCAAcactaatttagttttaaatttttactttttctcccacactgctaaatccaagaccaagtcttgggatcctcttctttatttctttgtgtgcaagagtTATGGCCCAAATCGAGGGATTCAGCACCAtccgtcctcccctattcaacaaTGACGACTTCCCGTActagaagaagcgaatggaggtctatctaaagaccgacttcgaccagtggttcagtgTCATCAGAGGCTACAAAGCTCCAGTCACAACTCTGGAAATCCAATGGACCCAGAACATTGGAACCCAGAGATAAAGAAGAAAGCCCAGACTTCatcgaactacatgaaggaaccaaCAACGCTAAGGTAACTAAAAgagatctttatttaaataagttatttaatataaaatacaagaaggagaatcggcgagtcaactccacgcgaggataaaagacatcctcaacgggtttCATACcatcggccaccaaatggagaccCGCGACctaataaggtatgctttaaacgcatttcctcgggatgcattatgggcatccatcgtggatgcctacaaaattttgaagaatctttcaaaattaaagttagatgaactattttgtaaACTTGAgatacacgaacaaactaacgccagaaccgaaaaaggtgttgctctttttgcaagttcctccaaggaaaagtcAAGAACCAAACCTGAATCTGAAGATGAGTTTGaccaagactcagaagacgaagaacacctgatgaccttggtaagaaaaatattcaccaggaggaagaaaaaCTTCAGCAAAAATGACCTGGAGAAAATCAACTCCACTACCGAACCAAAGAATGTGACCtgtttcggatgcaacaagaaagatcactacaagaacgagtgcccaaagttgaagaatgacaaaaccaagacaaccaaaaagaagacattcaaagcaacgtgggacgaatcgtCTTCAGAGGAATCAGAAG is a window encoding:
- the LOC121982212 gene encoding GTP-binding protein BRASSINAZOLE INSENSITIVE PALE GREEN 2, chloroplastic-like, producing MLSLARKLSPSLNKRPPFPLAHFRYFYASPSPSTSTSSSSPSFLLHRSHHASFLPLFFPFCRPSSSAAQQLPPLSALRGGCYHEGDDDVDRPPPHLLPLCPGCGVHMQSSDPALPGFFTAPSAKSPDYRAPIDRARPLGSDDTSLSLFLKSGHLMPKEDPLGPDQPSRPLVCTRCHSLRHYGRVKNPSSENLLPDFDFDHMVGPKMVSPAGARSIVLMVVDAADFDGSFPRKVARLISSSIEKNSRAWKEGKPGNIPRAVLAVTKIDLLPSSISPNALEDWVRKRARVGGVSKLTAVHLVSAVRNWGVRNLVDRVRDLVGVRGNVWVVGAQNAGKSTLINSMARCVGDKVSHLTEAPVPGTTLGIIRMEGILNGKAKLFDTPGILHPYQITTRLTQEEQKLAHMSKELKPRTYRIKPQHSVHIGGLVRVDIEKSSVDSIYLTVWASPLVPLHMGKTENAAILIETHFGQQLQPPIGDKRVQELGKWLRKEFNVTGESWDRSSVDIAVAGLGWCAIALKGEALLGIWTYDGIDVLQRSSLIAERATIFEEAGFTHSKIVFKADSEANKLKHRKLEKKLTGSAAATGTLDEAIRM